The Agromyces marinus genome window below encodes:
- the rph gene encoding ribonuclease PH: MTETPDLVRADGRTPDELRDVVIERGWSAHAEGSALISFGNTKVLCTASFTNGVPRWMTGKGKGWVTAEYAMLPRSTNTRNDRESVKGRIGGRTHEISRLIGRSLRAVVDMKSLGENTIQIDCDVLQADGGTRTAAITGAYVALADAIEWARGRKFIAQKATPLIDTVSAVSVGIIDGTPMLDLAYVEDVRAETDMNVVATGRGLFVEVQGTAEGAPFDRRELDALLDLALAGTTELTAIQRAALAAQAGGE, from the coding sequence GTGACCGAGACCCCCGACCTCGTGCGCGCCGACGGCCGCACCCCCGACGAGCTGCGCGACGTCGTCATCGAGCGCGGCTGGTCCGCGCACGCCGAGGGCAGCGCGCTGATCTCGTTCGGGAACACGAAGGTGCTCTGCACCGCGAGCTTCACCAACGGCGTGCCGCGGTGGATGACCGGCAAGGGCAAGGGCTGGGTCACCGCCGAGTACGCGATGCTGCCGCGCTCGACGAACACCCGCAACGACCGCGAGTCGGTCAAGGGCCGCATCGGCGGGCGGACGCACGAGATCAGCCGGCTCATCGGACGGAGCCTCCGCGCCGTGGTCGACATGAAGTCGCTCGGCGAGAACACGATCCAGATCGACTGCGACGTGCTCCAGGCCGACGGCGGCACGCGCACCGCGGCCATCACGGGCGCGTACGTCGCGCTCGCCGACGCGATCGAGTGGGCGCGCGGGCGGAAGTTCATCGCCCAGAAGGCGACGCCGCTCATCGACACCGTCTCGGCGGTGTCGGTCGGCATCATCGACGGCACGCCGATGCTCGACCTCGCGTACGTCGAGGACGTGCGCGCCGAGACCGACATGAACGTCGTCGCGACCGGCCGCGGACTCTTCGTCGAGGTGCAGGGCACCGCCGAGGGCGCGCCGTTCGACCGGCGCGAGCTCGACGCCCTGCTCGACCTCGCGCTCGCCGGGACGACCGAGCTCACCGCGATCCAGCGCGCCGCGCTCGCGGCGCAGGCCGGCGGCGAGTGA
- the murI gene encoding glutamate racemase, with the protein MSDAPIGIFDSGVGGLTVARAVRDQLPNEQILYFGDLEHSPYGPKPIADVRRYALAVLDDLVAQGVKMLVIACNTASAAMLRDARERYDVPVVEVIQPAVRRAVAATRSGRVGVIGTAGTVQSRAYDDAFAAAPHLELASAACPRFVEFVESGVTTGPEVLAVAEEYLAPLRAAGVDTLVLGCTHYPFLKGVISYVMGEGVSLVGSDVETANDVYRVLVSGGLERRAPEPPVHRFEATGGSSAAFLDLAHRLIGPEISQVELVQTGVLTLPAAAASAARTASSGTAAPAASATDRRTQ; encoded by the coding sequence GTGAGTGATGCACCGATCGGGATCTTCGACTCCGGCGTCGGCGGGCTCACCGTCGCGCGCGCGGTGCGCGACCAGCTCCCGAACGAGCAGATCCTCTACTTCGGCGACCTCGAGCACTCGCCCTACGGGCCCAAGCCCATCGCCGACGTGCGCCGCTACGCGCTCGCCGTGCTCGACGACCTCGTCGCGCAGGGCGTGAAGATGCTCGTCATCGCGTGCAACACCGCATCCGCGGCGATGCTGCGCGACGCGCGCGAACGCTACGACGTGCCCGTCGTCGAGGTCATCCAGCCCGCGGTGCGGCGTGCGGTCGCGGCGACCCGCAGCGGCCGCGTCGGCGTCATCGGCACCGCGGGCACCGTGCAGTCGCGCGCCTACGACGACGCGTTCGCCGCCGCCCCGCACCTCGAACTCGCCTCGGCCGCGTGCCCGCGGTTCGTGGAGTTCGTCGAGTCGGGCGTCACGACCGGGCCCGAGGTGCTCGCCGTCGCCGAGGAGTACCTCGCGCCGCTGCGCGCCGCCGGCGTCGACACGCTCGTGCTCGGCTGCACCCACTACCCGTTCCTCAAGGGCGTCATCTCGTACGTCATGGGGGAGGGCGTGAGCCTCGTCGGCAGCGACGTCGAGACCGCGAACGACGTCTACCGGGTGCTCGTCTCCGGCGGGCTCGAACGCCGCGCGCCCGAACCGCCCGTGCACCGCTTCGAGGCCACCGGCGGCTCGAGCGCCGCGTTCCTCGACCTCGCGCACCGCCTCATCGGTCCCGAGATCTCGCAGGTCGAGCTCGTGCAGACCGGCGTGCTCACCCTGCCCGCAGCCGCGGCATCCGCTGCGCGCACCGCCTCATCCGGAACCGCCGCGCCCGCGGCATCCGCCACCGACAGGAGAACCCAGTGA
- a CDS encoding nicotinate phosphoribosyltransferase: MTGSAALFTDRYELTMVDAALLDGTAHRESLFEAFARRLPDGRRYGVVAGTGRLLELVERFRFGDDELEFLRAERVVRDETLDWLADYRFRGEIWGYREGEAYFPGSPLVTVQGSFAEAVILETLVLSVLNYDSAVAGAAARMVSVALGRPIAEMGSRRANERSAVAAARAAYIAGFDATSNLEAGRRWGIPTMGTAAHSFTLLHDSEEDAFRAQVEAMGPGTTLLVDTYDIRAGVETAVRVAGTGLGAVRIDSGDLPTVAAAVREHLDELGAVNTRITVTSDLDEHAIASLASAPVDAYGVGTSVVTGSGFPAAGMVYKLVARRGEDGAWVGVAKASTSKTSVGGRKNAARRIDATRTAREELVYVGDGPGGEDEFAADDRLRPLMVHLMHEGEADAAHVGPAGVRAARAHRAEVMQELPIEAFRLGRGEPVIPTTYR; this comes from the coding sequence GTGACCGGGTCTGCTGCGCTCTTCACCGACCGCTACGAGCTGACGATGGTGGATGCCGCCCTCCTGGACGGCACCGCGCACCGCGAGAGCCTGTTCGAGGCGTTCGCGCGGCGCCTGCCGGACGGGCGCAGGTACGGCGTGGTCGCGGGCACGGGCCGCCTGCTCGAACTCGTCGAGCGGTTCCGCTTCGGCGACGACGAGCTCGAGTTCCTGCGCGCGGAGCGCGTGGTGCGCGACGAGACGCTCGACTGGCTGGCCGACTACCGGTTCCGCGGCGAGATCTGGGGCTATCGCGAGGGCGAGGCGTACTTCCCGGGGTCGCCGCTCGTGACGGTGCAGGGGTCGTTCGCCGAGGCGGTCATCCTGGAGACCCTCGTGCTGTCGGTGCTGAACTACGACTCCGCGGTCGCGGGTGCGGCGGCGCGCATGGTGTCGGTCGCGCTCGGCAGGCCGATCGCCGAGATGGGCTCGCGCCGTGCGAACGAGCGGTCGGCGGTCGCCGCGGCACGCGCGGCGTACATCGCCGGGTTCGATGCGACCAGCAACCTCGAGGCCGGCCGGCGGTGGGGCATCCCGACCATGGGGACCGCTGCGCATTCGTTCACGCTCCTGCACGACTCCGAGGAGGATGCGTTCCGCGCGCAGGTCGAGGCGATGGGTCCGGGCACGACGCTGCTGGTGGACACGTACGACATCCGCGCGGGCGTCGAGACGGCGGTGCGCGTGGCCGGCACGGGTCTCGGCGCGGTGCGCATCGACTCGGGCGACCTGCCGACGGTCGCGGCGGCGGTGCGGGAGCACCTCGACGAGCTGGGTGCGGTGAACACGCGCATCACGGTCACGAGCGATCTCGACGAGCACGCGATCGCGTCGCTCGCGAGTGCTCCGGTCGACGCGTACGGCGTGGGCACGTCGGTCGTGACCGGGTCGGGGTTCCCGGCCGCGGGCATGGTCTACAAGCTCGTCGCGCGTCGGGGCGAGGACGGCGCGTGGGTGGGCGTCGCGAAGGCGTCGACGAGCAAGACGAGCGTCGGCGGGCGCAAGAACGCCGCTCGGCGCATCGATGCCACGCGCACGGCACGGGAGGAGCTCGTGTACGTCGGCGACGGGCCCGGGGGCGAGGATGAGTTCGCGGCGGACGACCGCCTGCGGCCGCTCATGGTGCACCTCATGCACGAGGGCGAAGCGGATGCCGCCCATGTCGGCCCGGCAGGCGTGAGGGCCGCACGGGCGCATCGCGCCGAGGTCATGCAGGAGCTGCCGATCGAGGCGTTCCGGCTGGGTCGCGGCGAGCCGGTGATCCCGACCACGTATCGCTGA
- a CDS encoding DUF3039 domain-containing protein, giving the protein MIRPAQASIADPDAPGGGTTVLDRELEKLLEEETIEPGDHERFSHYVKKEQILESAVTGKPVRALCGKKWTPGRDPEKFPVCPSCKEIYERMKKG; this is encoded by the coding sequence ATGATCCGTCCCGCACAGGCGAGCATCGCCGACCCCGACGCGCCCGGTGGCGGCACCACGGTGCTCGACCGCGAGCTCGAGAAGCTCCTCGAAGAGGAGACCATCGAACCGGGCGACCACGAGCGGTTCTCGCACTACGTGAAGAAGGAGCAGATCCTCGAGTCGGCCGTCACCGGCAAGCCAGTGCGCGCGCTGTGCGGCAAGAAGTGGACCCCGGGCCGCGACCCGGAGAAGTTCCCCGTCTGCCCGAGCTGCAAAGAGATCTACGAACGCATGAAGAAGGGCTGA